A genomic segment from Lignipirellula cremea encodes:
- a CDS encoding histone deacetylase family protein, with the protein MRLYSTDLFELPLPDKHRFPMAKYRLLRERVQAQAAEYGYQLLIPQAASDDQLTLAHHADYVRRATTGQLTSAEIRRIGFPWSLELIERSRRSVGATVEAARTALVEGAAVNLAGGTHHAQPDCGEGFCVFNDAAVAIRVLQQEGSIERAVVIDCDVHQGNGTAAIFEHDSSVFTFSMHGAKNFPLRKSPSDLDVPLPDGTGDDDYLGALDAALPQVLAAGPFDLAVYVSGADPFATDRYGRMSLTRDGLRERDRRVLTALAAQNIAVAVVMAGGYAPDISDIVEIHAATIACTQRYAWRGPASP; encoded by the coding sequence ATGCGACTTTACTCCACCGATCTGTTTGAATTGCCGCTGCCCGACAAGCACCGCTTCCCCATGGCCAAGTACCGCCTGCTGCGGGAACGGGTCCAGGCCCAGGCCGCTGAGTACGGCTATCAACTGCTGATCCCCCAGGCCGCCAGCGACGACCAGCTGACCCTGGCCCATCACGCCGACTACGTTCGCAGAGCGACCACCGGCCAGCTTACGTCGGCGGAGATCCGGCGGATCGGATTTCCCTGGTCGCTCGAACTGATCGAACGCTCCCGCCGTTCCGTAGGAGCCACCGTCGAGGCGGCGCGTACAGCCCTGGTCGAAGGAGCCGCCGTGAACCTGGCCGGCGGGACCCATCATGCCCAGCCCGACTGCGGTGAAGGCTTCTGCGTGTTCAACGACGCCGCCGTTGCGATCCGCGTGCTGCAGCAAGAGGGAAGCATCGAGCGGGCCGTGGTGATCGATTGCGACGTCCACCAGGGAAACGGTACGGCCGCCATTTTCGAGCACGATTCGAGCGTGTTCACCTTTTCCATGCACGGGGCGAAAAACTTCCCGCTGAGAAAGTCGCCCAGCGATCTCGACGTGCCTTTGCCCGATGGCACTGGCGACGACGACTACCTTGGCGCCCTGGATGCGGCATTGCCCCAGGTGCTGGCCGCCGGGCCTTTCGATCTGGCGGTTTACGTGTCCGGCGCCGACCCCTTCGCCACGGATCGCTATGGCCGCATGTCCCTGACCCGGGACGGACTGCGGGAGCGGGACCGCCGGGTGCTGACCGCGCTGGCCGCGCAGAATATCGCCGTCGCCGTCGTGATGGCGGGCGGATACGCGCCCGATATCAGCGACATCGTCGAGATCCACGCAGCCACAATCGCCTGCACCCAGCGTTATGCCTGGCGCGGCCCCGCCTCGCCATAA
- a CDS encoding Rne/Rng family ribonuclease — MKKEMLVNVSQPEECRIAIIEDGLLEELYIERASQDNYVGNIYKGKIVNLEPSIQAVFVDFGVGRNGFLHVSDVEPQYFRQGGFDPLSGGEGDDDDEDRPKNRNRGGRPRVKPPIQEIFRRGDEVVVQVIKEGIGAKGPTLSTYISIPGRYLVLMPALGRVGVSRKIEDEEARRRLRESMLELNPPKGVGFIVRTAGQERSKKELSRDLAYLLRLWKVIVRRIKKQPSPSTIYEESDMIIRTIRDIVTADIDAIYVDEDDAFKRAKEFLQLVMPRHVSRLHQYEGKEPLFHKYKLEEEICRIHKREVPLNGGGSIVIDQTEALVAIDVNSGSFRIDDSAEESAFRLNMSAAKEIARQLRLRDLGGVIVNDFIDMRKERHRRGLEKALRDSMKRDRARTKILRTSPFGLIEMTRQRVRPSLKRSVYTDCPCCAGRGVVKTAESMAIEVVRMLMVASQQPKCKRVTVRVNDEVASYLNNKKRKEIMALEDEGGVNIQILGSEALYPEHLEIDCRDVDGREITLPQ; from the coding sequence ATGAAAAAGGAAATGCTCGTCAATGTGTCGCAACCGGAAGAGTGCCGGATTGCCATCATTGAAGACGGATTACTCGAAGAGCTTTACATCGAACGCGCCAGCCAGGACAACTACGTTGGCAACATCTACAAAGGAAAGATCGTTAATCTTGAACCCAGTATCCAGGCGGTCTTTGTCGACTTCGGCGTCGGCCGCAACGGGTTCCTCCATGTAAGCGATGTTGAGCCGCAGTACTTTCGCCAGGGGGGGTTTGATCCCCTTTCCGGCGGCGAAGGCGACGATGACGACGAGGATCGGCCCAAAAACCGCAACCGCGGCGGCCGTCCCCGCGTGAAACCGCCGATCCAGGAGATCTTCCGCCGCGGCGACGAAGTCGTGGTCCAGGTCATCAAAGAAGGCATCGGAGCCAAAGGCCCGACCCTGTCCACCTACATCAGCATCCCCGGTCGTTACCTGGTGCTGATGCCGGCCCTGGGACGCGTCGGCGTTTCCCGCAAAATCGAAGATGAAGAAGCCCGTCGTCGCCTGCGCGAGAGCATGCTGGAGCTCAACCCGCCCAAAGGCGTCGGATTCATTGTCCGCACGGCCGGCCAGGAGCGGTCCAAGAAAGAACTGTCGCGCGACCTGGCCTACCTGCTGCGTCTTTGGAAAGTGATTGTCCGGCGGATCAAGAAGCAGCCGTCGCCCAGCACGATCTACGAAGAAAGCGACATGATCATCCGCACGATTCGCGATATCGTGACGGCCGACATCGATGCCATCTACGTCGACGAGGACGACGCATTCAAGCGGGCGAAAGAATTCCTGCAGCTGGTCATGCCGCGGCACGTGAGCCGCCTGCACCAGTATGAAGGGAAAGAGCCGCTGTTCCACAAGTACAAGCTGGAAGAAGAAATCTGCCGGATCCACAAGCGGGAAGTGCCCCTGAACGGCGGCGGTTCGATCGTGATTGACCAGACCGAAGCGCTGGTTGCGATCGACGTCAACAGCGGCAGCTTCCGCATCGACGACTCGGCCGAAGAAAGCGCCTTCCGGCTCAACATGTCGGCCGCCAAAGAGATCGCCCGCCAGCTGCGACTTCGAGACCTGGGCGGCGTCATCGTCAACGACTTTATCGACATGCGGAAAGAGCGGCACCGCCGTGGACTCGAAAAGGCCCTGCGCGATTCGATGAAACGCGACCGGGCCCGCACCAAGATCCTGCGCACCAGTCCCTTCGGCCTGATTGAAATGACCCGTCAAAGGGTCCGGCCCAGCCTGAAACGCAGTGTCTATACCGATTGCCCCTGCTGCGCAGGACGCGGCGTGGTGAAAACGGCCGAAAGCATGGCGATCGAAGTCGTCCGCATGCTGATGGTCGCCAGCCAGCAGCCTAAATGCAAACGGGTGACGGTCCGCGTAAACGATGAAGTCGCGTCGTACCTCAACAACAAAAAACGTAAAGAGATCATGGCCCTCGAAGACGAAGGCGGCGTGAACATTCAGATTCTCGGCAGCGAAGCGCTGTACCCTGAGCATCTGGAAATCGACTGCCGCGACGTTGACGGCCGCGAAATCACCCTGCCCCAGTAG
- a CDS encoding DUF2344 domain-containing protein: MNRYRVSIRFRKEGDLRLIGHWDPVRAYERLFRRTRFQLRMTDSFLPELRMQSAAVSGRKLEDADEVAEIELTEPLSAEELLETFPLQPPQGKVVADVDPPPAFPVAGRLHYLESLDPRQPFSTGRRGECHAAFARVASSEGTSQSIARRVAQEPLGIQGKNRLPAVSNDRWPFGRAPRRSRRARPGQPGIARPQSQTNLGGDRVIMLAFWSLARPLMRIVSHPERTHSHEKGNARQCVATGRVPDCHH, from the coding sequence ATGAATCGATACCGTGTAAGTATTCGTTTTCGCAAGGAGGGCGATCTCCGATTGATCGGCCATTGGGATCCGGTACGGGCGTATGAACGGTTGTTCCGCCGCACCAGATTCCAACTGCGTATGACTGACAGCTTTTTACCGGAACTACGAATGCAATCTGCAGCCGTTTCTGGGCGAAAGCTGGAAGACGCCGATGAGGTCGCCGAAATCGAACTGACCGAACCATTGTCCGCCGAAGAACTACTGGAAACTTTTCCCCTGCAACCGCCCCAGGGCAAGGTCGTCGCCGATGTCGACCCGCCCCCTGCGTTTCCCGTTGCGGGTCGCCTGCACTACTTGGAATCTCTCGACCCCAGGCAGCCGTTTAGCACCGGTCGCCGCGGCGAATGCCACGCCGCTTTCGCCAGAGTCGCAAGTAGTGAAGGGACCTCGCAATCGATCGCCAGACGGGTCGCCCAGGAACCCCTGGGCATACAAGGGAAGAACCGTTTACCTGCAGTTTCAAACGATCGATGGCCCTTCGGCCGGGCCCCGCGACGATCTCGCCGCGCAAGGCCTGGGCAACCTGGAATAGCAAGGCCGCAATCTCAAACGAATCTCGGTGGAGACCGCGTCATCATGCTTGCTTTCTGGTCGCTCGCTCGCCCTCTCATGCGAATTGTCTCCCACCCCGAGAGAACACATTCCCATGAAAAAGGAAATGCTCGTCAATGTGTCGCAACCGGAAGAGTGCCGGATTGCCATCATTGA
- the ptsP gene encoding phosphoenolpyruvate--protein phosphotransferase translates to MQVFQGIGVSHGVAIGEALVIDFEGFRIPRHFVEREKVDEEAARLRCAVDAAVAELDENRQQVAAQLGEQYAAIFAAHQQMLRDRKFLGEVEKFISERHYSPEYAVSRTLRSYAKVFRSMQDGVFAERAADIYDIERRLLRHLLGRGREELSQLTTPVIVLAHDLTPSETAKLDPEFVKGFVTETGARGGHTAIVAEALGIPAIVGVGHFLHEVSGGDRVIVDGNQGVVILDPSEEALSRSRLVVEHRRTRDVEYESLRDLPARTLDGVDIFLGVNIEFPAEATASHLRGADGVGLYRTEFLYLGVDHEPSEEEHFTAYADVAQAMEGKPVVMRTLDLGADKLGRNTKVELERNPFLGLRSIRLSLKHPDQFRVQLRAILRASALGDVRVMFPLIATLPELKLAKKLLRDAMDELKAEGVPFDETLAVGMMVEAPSAVVMIDRFLPHVDFISIGTNDLIQYALAVDRSNPAVADLYRATDPAVLRLIKSTIDAADAAGVPATLCGQMSAHPTHTMLLLGLGLRGFSVPPGSIPQVKEVIRSVSLAQCREMAEQALMLDSASEVEKFAQETLYAISPELALTVEMGRITTEDSAAEAPQLE, encoded by the coding sequence ATGCAGGTTTTCCAAGGGATTGGCGTTTCGCACGGCGTTGCCATAGGCGAAGCGTTAGTCATTGATTTTGAGGGTTTTCGCATCCCTCGCCACTTTGTCGAACGCGAAAAGGTGGATGAGGAGGCGGCCCGTTTGCGCTGCGCGGTCGACGCCGCCGTGGCCGAGCTCGACGAGAACCGCCAGCAGGTCGCGGCCCAGCTGGGCGAGCAGTACGCGGCCATTTTCGCGGCCCACCAGCAGATGCTCCGCGACCGGAAGTTCCTCGGCGAAGTCGAAAAATTCATCAGCGAAAGGCACTATTCGCCCGAGTACGCCGTCAGCCGCACCCTGCGGAGCTATGCCAAAGTCTTCCGCTCCATGCAGGACGGCGTGTTCGCCGAACGGGCCGCCGATATTTACGATATCGAGCGACGCCTGCTCCGACACTTGCTGGGCCGAGGCCGCGAAGAGCTCTCGCAACTGACTACCCCCGTGATTGTCCTGGCCCACGACCTCACTCCCAGCGAAACGGCCAAGCTCGATCCTGAATTCGTCAAAGGTTTTGTCACCGAGACGGGCGCCCGGGGCGGCCATACGGCGATCGTGGCCGAAGCTCTCGGCATTCCTGCCATTGTGGGCGTCGGGCATTTCCTGCACGAAGTGTCCGGCGGCGACCGGGTGATTGTCGACGGCAACCAGGGTGTTGTCATTCTCGACCCAAGCGAGGAGGCCCTCAGCCGCTCCCGGCTGGTGGTGGAACATCGCCGCACGCGGGATGTCGAATACGAAAGCCTCCGTGATCTGCCGGCCCGCACCCTCGACGGCGTCGACATTTTCCTCGGCGTGAATATCGAATTCCCGGCCGAAGCGACCGCCAGCCACCTCCGCGGCGCCGACGGCGTGGGGCTGTATCGCACCGAATTCCTCTACCTGGGCGTCGATCACGAGCCTTCCGAGGAAGAGCATTTTACGGCCTATGCCGATGTCGCCCAGGCGATGGAAGGCAAGCCCGTGGTCATGCGTACGCTCGACCTGGGCGCCGATAAACTGGGCCGGAACACCAAGGTGGAACTGGAGCGGAATCCGTTCCTTGGCCTGCGATCGATTCGGCTGTCGCTAAAACACCCCGATCAATTCCGGGTGCAGTTGCGGGCCATTTTGCGGGCCAGCGCGCTGGGGGACGTACGTGTGATGTTTCCCCTCATCGCCACGTTGCCGGAACTGAAACTGGCGAAGAAACTGCTGCGCGACGCGATGGACGAACTGAAAGCCGAAGGGGTGCCATTTGATGAAACGCTGGCGGTCGGCATGATGGTCGAAGCGCCGTCGGCGGTGGTGATGATAGATCGTTTCCTGCCGCATGTCGACTTTATCAGCATCGGCACCAACGACCTGATCCAATACGCGCTGGCGGTGGATCGTTCCAATCCGGCGGTCGCGGATCTCTATCGGGCCACGGATCCCGCCGTTTTACGACTGATCAAGAGCACCATCGATGCCGCCGACGCCGCGGGGGTTCCCGCCACGCTTTGCGGCCAGATGAGCGCCCACCCCACTCACACCATGTTGTTGCTGGGACTGGGTTTGCGCGGATTCAGCGTACCGCCGGGATCGATCCCGCAGGTCAAAGAGGTCATTCGCAGTGTCAGCCTGGCGCAATGCCGCGAGATGGCAGAACAGGCATTAATGCTCGATTCCGCCTCGGAAGTGGAAAAATTCGCCCAAGAAACACTTTATGCGATCTCCCCCGAGTTGGCGCTCACCGTAGAAATGGGGAGAATAACGACGGAGGATAGCGCAGCAGAGGCCCCACAACTTGAGTAG
- a CDS encoding MotA/TolQ/ExbB proton channel family protein, producing MWKLENLALWRRVAAPLFAAVALCTFLQMAGHQALFAQPAVDETLDVESGDPAAAPVTAPPAAAPASEGNKSFLEALLDAGVAWVLIFFGLSLLAVYFIVEHALTIRREKLMPEYVLGELEILIEAGQINEAIEFCLAPQNHCMASEVVLAGLERYQGSDFGFAEYKTAVEEEGENQTSRLYRRTEVLGVIGAISPMLGLTGTVLGMITAFNVIASTKGAAKPEELAGGIGQALVTTLLGLMVAIPCMVSYSWFRNLIDSIVAEAGKRIERILSPLGRQRK from the coding sequence ATGTGGAAACTTGAGAATCTCGCGTTATGGCGTCGTGTCGCCGCTCCCCTGTTCGCCGCGGTGGCGCTCTGTACGTTCCTGCAGATGGCCGGCCATCAGGCGCTGTTCGCCCAGCCGGCAGTCGACGAAACACTCGACGTCGAGTCGGGCGATCCGGCGGCAGCGCCTGTTACGGCGCCGCCCGCGGCCGCTCCGGCAAGTGAAGGGAACAAGTCGTTCCTGGAAGCGCTACTCGATGCGGGCGTGGCGTGGGTGCTGATCTTTTTCGGCCTGTCGCTGCTGGCGGTGTACTTCATTGTGGAGCACGCACTCACCATTCGTCGCGAAAAGCTGATGCCGGAGTACGTGCTGGGCGAGCTGGAAATTTTGATCGAAGCGGGACAGATCAACGAGGCGATCGAGTTCTGCCTGGCGCCGCAAAACCACTGCATGGCCAGCGAAGTCGTGCTGGCCGGTCTGGAGCGGTACCAGGGCAGCGATTTTGGTTTCGCCGAGTATAAAACGGCGGTCGAAGAAGAAGGGGAAAACCAGACGAGCCGCCTTTATCGCCGGACCGAAGTGCTGGGGGTGATCGGCGCCATTTCCCCCATGCTGGGTCTGACCGGTACGGTGCTGGGTATGATCACGGCCTTTAATGTCATCGCCTCGACCAAAGGCGCCGCCAAGCCGGAAGAGTTGGCCGGCGGCATCGGCCAGGCCCTGGTGACGACCTTGCTGGGGCTGATGGTCGCCATTCCCTGTATGGTGTCGTACAGCTGGTTTCGTAACCTGATCGACTCCATTGTGGCCGAAGCAGGCAAACGGATTGAACGCATCCTGTCGCCTTTGGGCCGGCAGCGTAAATAA
- a CDS encoding ExbD/TolR family protein, whose translation MHLSKHKRQMNAKMNMTPMIDIVFLLIIFFMTVTQVSKVNSEKLDLPQQKGFDQQESDVIINIMQNGEIIIFGQPQSPLGLVEALEKEVQRQGGNPDRVKVTVRNDQAGTAGTFNEVCSLLNKLGLKRVTIATQNPG comes from the coding sequence ATGCATCTGAGTAAACACAAACGGCAGATGAATGCCAAGATGAACATGACGCCGATGATCGACATCGTGTTCTTGTTGATCATCTTCTTTATGACGGTCACACAGGTCTCCAAGGTCAACAGTGAGAAGCTGGATCTGCCCCAGCAGAAAGGCTTCGACCAGCAAGAGTCCGACGTGATCATTAATATCATGCAAAACGGCGAGATCATTATCTTCGGCCAGCCGCAGAGCCCGCTGGGGCTGGTGGAAGCGCTGGAGAAAGAAGTCCAGCGCCAAGGCGGAAACCCCGATCGCGTCAAAGTCACCGTCCGGAATGACCAGGCCGGGACCGCCGGAACCTTTAATGAAGTGTGCAGTCTATTGAACAAGCTGGGACTAAAACGCGTCACGATCGCCACCCAGAATCCAGGATAA
- a CDS encoding ExbD/TolR family protein, translating into MRLSSRKSSRQTEIELSMTSMIDVVFLLLIFFMTTASFVKTERDLDSAIKVQSQSKRPSDLEPTVVKIARGSGGQYAFLVGAHELTTQVELTDLVTQLGNKDAGAFVQAGDGAPFHMVAAAIQACKDAGYRPVSYTPIP; encoded by the coding sequence ATGCGTTTGTCGAGCCGAAAATCCAGCCGCCAGACGGAAATCGAACTGTCGATGACCAGTATGATCGACGTCGTTTTCCTGTTGCTGATCTTCTTTATGACGACCGCCAGCTTTGTCAAAACAGAACGCGATCTGGATTCGGCCATCAAGGTGCAAAGCCAGAGCAAACGCCCCAGCGACCTGGAGCCGACGGTCGTAAAAATTGCGCGAGGAAGCGGCGGGCAGTATGCCTTTCTGGTGGGCGCCCATGAATTGACAACGCAGGTGGAACTGACGGATCTGGTCACCCAACTGGGCAACAAGGACGCGGGCGCCTTTGTGCAGGCCGGAGACGGCGCTCCCTTTCACATGGTCGCGGCCGCCATCCAGGCGTGCAAGGACGCCGGTTATCGTCCCGTTTCCTACACGCCAATCCCGTAA
- a CDS encoding tetratricopeptide repeat protein: MISIFPTAHRQAAPTIRLAIALSLSLAAVLGPAPQARLQAQQPGAPANESQKVEQFLSALGLVDLQILHLENQLEKAAGAPKDALAKRLADLYAERLMSASSDPATYARVEQQIRPLLERFPEANTTSLQVMLLQADFTRAETRLHEWLVDRSKQDAFDDARSILQRIAPALNRHQQELNASYDELRKKVNNETDEEKIQALEQDAVRRAAVTGRATFFAGWANYYQGLTEKGDASADALKIARSAFRRLLDIDPKTAYADLTADDLGLESIWRSRALVGLAQTETALGNMADSARLFSFLEDVSVPLAIRDLSASYRLQAMLYVGKLDDALVFARQQAGSLGGHATQGKISFCVALLGAGFETSSPNEQTKELGELGVRALARLGRVDYLKTYLREKNIQAPDDPGFYLQWLRGEQQFDLASASKANEDYSTALATFKAALKSPEAKTDVLAAGECRYKAALCLYHLGELQQAAVEFEQAIPVLKASPGDSALNAAWSAFVAYYRLAAGGDPRHASSAIAMLERIKTDFPRSDKAKQADTYIARLKQAAGSTADSIANWSRVAPTDPNYTTALYEIARLQQQGWKEAAERGAGQSTAARQAFDAIAKYLQAKGAEGGRKLELLLLGYEIAVGEKDTDAAGAYLAQAAQQAAGLGPEVSAMPRFHYLALKEAQSKGSQAAVETHSNWLMENAPGSPYEGLAVILTAQKIDRDIKAKLAASQPVDYEQAYQVYKRLAQVTGESAEAMQSQKNARVANSRLATYEMETGRSQQAARRLERLLQTDPTNKDYLLRTAEAAHAAGEYAQSLEVARTLQQGLPKNTAEWYQAKWLQIDSLRQVDAANAKIVLRQFRVLYPKVPFAPWEEKFKQLDQQLGG, encoded by the coding sequence ATGATCTCCATTTTTCCCACAGCACACCGGCAAGCGGCCCCGACGATTCGCCTGGCGATCGCTTTGTCGCTATCGCTGGCCGCGGTGCTCGGACCGGCTCCGCAAGCTCGTCTGCAGGCGCAGCAACCCGGCGCCCCGGCGAACGAATCGCAAAAGGTCGAGCAGTTCCTGTCCGCGCTGGGCCTGGTCGACCTGCAGATCCTGCACCTGGAGAACCAGCTGGAAAAAGCGGCGGGCGCCCCGAAAGATGCACTCGCCAAGCGTCTGGCCGATCTGTACGCCGAGAGGCTCATGTCGGCGTCGTCGGATCCGGCGACCTACGCCCGGGTAGAGCAGCAGATCCGACCTTTGCTGGAACGCTTTCCCGAGGCCAATACGACCAGCCTGCAGGTGATGTTGCTGCAGGCTGATTTTACGCGGGCCGAAACGCGTTTGCATGAATGGCTTGTGGATCGCTCCAAGCAGGACGCCTTCGACGACGCTCGGTCGATCCTGCAGCGGATTGCCCCGGCGCTCAATCGTCACCAGCAGGAACTCAATGCGTCGTACGACGAGCTGCGCAAGAAGGTCAACAACGAAACCGACGAGGAAAAAATCCAGGCGCTAGAGCAGGACGCCGTGCGCCGGGCCGCAGTCACCGGCAGGGCCACGTTCTTCGCCGGTTGGGCCAACTACTACCAGGGACTGACCGAAAAAGGGGACGCCTCCGCGGACGCCTTGAAGATCGCCCGTAGCGCCTTCCGCAGGCTGCTGGATATCGACCCAAAAACGGCCTATGCCGATCTCACTGCGGACGACCTGGGTCTGGAGTCCATCTGGCGATCCCGGGCGCTCGTTGGTCTCGCTCAGACCGAAACGGCCCTGGGGAACATGGCGGACTCGGCCCGGCTCTTCTCTTTCCTGGAAGATGTCTCCGTCCCGCTGGCCATCCGCGATCTCAGTGCGTCGTATCGTCTGCAGGCAATGCTCTACGTGGGCAAACTCGACGACGCTCTGGTATTTGCGCGGCAGCAGGCTGGCAGTCTGGGAGGGCATGCCACGCAAGGGAAGATCAGCTTCTGCGTGGCCTTGCTGGGCGCCGGCTTTGAAACGTCCTCCCCCAACGAGCAGACCAAAGAACTGGGCGAACTGGGCGTCAGGGCGCTTGCCCGGCTGGGGCGAGTTGACTATCTCAAAACCTATCTTCGGGAAAAGAATATCCAGGCGCCCGATGATCCGGGTTTTTATCTGCAGTGGCTTCGCGGCGAGCAGCAGTTTGATCTGGCTTCCGCCAGCAAAGCGAATGAAGACTACAGCACGGCCCTGGCTACCTTCAAGGCGGCGCTGAAATCGCCGGAAGCCAAGACCGATGTTCTCGCTGCCGGCGAATGTCGGTACAAGGCGGCGTTATGCCTGTACCATCTGGGCGAACTGCAGCAAGCGGCGGTCGAGTTTGAGCAAGCGATTCCCGTGCTGAAAGCGTCGCCAGGCGATTCGGCGCTGAACGCTGCCTGGAGCGCGTTCGTGGCTTATTATCGCCTGGCCGCCGGCGGCGATCCCCGGCACGCGTCGTCGGCGATCGCCATGCTGGAGCGGATCAAAACGGACTTCCCACGCAGCGACAAGGCGAAGCAGGCGGATACCTATATCGCCCGGTTGAAACAGGCGGCCGGTTCGACGGCCGACTCCATCGCCAACTGGTCGCGCGTTGCTCCCACCGATCCCAACTATACGACCGCGCTGTATGAAATCGCTCGCCTGCAGCAGCAAGGCTGGAAGGAAGCTGCCGAACGCGGCGCCGGCCAGTCCACTGCGGCCCGTCAGGCGTTTGACGCGATTGCAAAATACCTCCAGGCCAAAGGAGCCGAGGGGGGCCGCAAGCTCGAATTGCTCTTGCTGGGATATGAAATCGCGGTCGGGGAAAAAGATACAGACGCCGCCGGCGCCTACCTCGCCCAGGCGGCGCAGCAGGCCGCCGGCCTGGGACCAGAAGTCTCGGCCATGCCCCGGTTCCATTACCTGGCCCTGAAAGAAGCCCAGTCCAAGGGGAGCCAGGCCGCCGTGGAAACGCACTCTAACTGGCTGATGGAGAACGCCCCCGGCTCGCCCTATGAAGGGCTGGCGGTAATCCTCACGGCGCAGAAGATTGATCGCGATATCAAAGCCAAACTGGCCGCGTCGCAGCCTGTTGACTATGAACAGGCGTACCAGGTCTACAAGCGACTGGCGCAAGTGACGGGCGAATCTGCCGAAGCGATGCAGAGTCAGAAAAACGCCCGAGTCGCCAACTCGCGGCTGGCGACTTACGAGATGGAAACGGGCCGCAGCCAACAGGCGGCGCGTCGCCTGGAGCGGTTGCTGCAGACCGACCCGACCAACAAGGATTATCTGCTGCGAACGGCCGAAGCGGCCCACGCGGCCGGCGAATACGCCCAATCGCTGGAAGTTGCCCGCACCCTGCAGCAAGGCCTGCCGAAGAACACGGCCGAGTGGTATCAGGCGAAATGGCTGCAGATCGACAGCTTGCGCCAGGTTGATGCGGCCAATGCAAAGATCGTACTTCGCCAGTTTCGCGTGCTTTACCCCAAGGTCCCGTTTGCTCCGTGGGAGGAAAAATTCAAGCAGCTGGACCAGCAACTGGGAGGTTAG